The sequence TAAGGGGGAGCATCGCGCATGTGCGGATGCTTGCAGAGACGGGGCTTTTGTCAGAGGACGAGGCCTGCGTCATTGAAAAAAATCTTCGCGAGATAGCGGAGGAGATACGTTCAGGGGCCTTTTCGCCGAAGCTTTCGCTTGAGGATGTACACATGAACATTGAATCGCGGCTCATCGAAAAGTGCGGCGCCACCGGCGCGCGCCTTCACATGGGACGCAGCCGCAACGACCAGGTCAACACGACGGTGCGCCTATATCTGCGCCGTGAGCTGACGCATATATGGGACGGACTATCGGCTCTCATAGGCGTGCTTTTGAAAAACGCAAAAGAGCAGGCCGACATAGTGGTTCCCGGCTACACGCACCTACAGCAGGCGCAGCCCATCTCAATGGGCCAGTTCTGGATGGCGCACGCCCAGGCCTTTTTGCGCGACGCACACAGGCTCTCTGAGGCATGTACTTCGGTAGACGAATCGCCGCTTGGCTGCGGCGCCCTCGCCGGCTCCACGCTGCCGCTGGACCGCGCCTTCACGGCGCGTGACATGGGTTTTTCGCGCATAACGGAAAACAGCATGGACACGGTCGCCCACCGCGATCATTTTATGGACATCCTTTATTTTGCCGCTGTCTTTGGCGGACACGTCAGCCGACTCTCCGAGGACCTCATAATATACTTCACGACGGAATTTGGCTGGGTGAAGCTGCCGGATTCATTCTGCACCGGCTCTTCAATAATGCCGCAGAAAAAAAACCCCGACGTGCTTGAGATACTGCGCGGCAAATCTGGCCAGCTAAACGGCGCGCTTATGGATCTGCTTACGATGACGAAGGGCATTCCTCTTACCTACAACCGCGACTTGCAGGACGACAAACGCAGCCTCTTCCGCACGCTGGACTGTCTGAACGGCATCTTCTCCGTGCTGCCGAACCTTCTTGCCGAGGTGACCGTAGACGAAGAGAAGGCAAACCGCGGCTTTTCGGACGGACTCATCCTGGCGACCGACGTCGCGGAATACCTCGTGCTGCGCGGAGTGCCGTTTCGCAGCGCTCATGAGAAGGTGGGGCACGCCGTGCGCTGGTGTCTCGAAAATAAACGCCCGATGGACGGACTTACTCTTGCCGAATGGCAGGCTCTGATCCCCGAGGCGGAGGAGGG comes from Cloacibacillus sp. and encodes:
- the argH gene encoding argininosuccinate lyase, whose amino-acid sequence is MWKGRFAQDTDEAVVNFTQSLDLDWRMAFADIRGSIAHVRMLAETGLLSEDEACVIEKNLREIAEEIRSGAFSPKLSLEDVHMNIESRLIEKCGATGARLHMGRSRNDQVNTTVRLYLRRELTHIWDGLSALIGVLLKNAKEQADIVVPGYTHLQQAQPISMGQFWMAHAQAFLRDAHRLSEACTSVDESPLGCGALAGSTLPLDRAFTARDMGFSRITENSMDTVAHRDHFMDILYFAAVFGGHVSRLSEDLIIYFTTEFGWVKLPDSFCTGSSIMPQKKNPDVLEILRGKSGQLNGALMDLLTMTKGIPLTYNRDLQDDKRSLFRTLDCLNGIFSVLPNLLAEVTVDEEKANRGFSDGLILATDVAEYLVLRGVPFRSAHEKVGHAVRWCLENKRPMDGLTLAEWQALIPEAEEGLLPLLSPRRSMERRNTYGGTSPEQVRGQIERAAEKLAAADAQMKEYAARIPDMV